A window of the Campylobacter showae CSUNSWCD genome harbors these coding sequences:
- a CDS encoding 3'(2'),5'-bisphosphate nucleotidase CysQ family protein: MQNLNELLRLAKLAATKAGNEIMKFYAHKGFDDEILAARSTLPESAFSQNGLDFEVNLKTDHSPVTSADLAANAAIFETLKSSQIPICSEEKILGESARTFWLIDPLDGTKDFIEGSGEFCVCIALIEDGRPVLGVIYVPVTGEIYSAAKGEPTQKELYKNGSFIPQILAVNERAPQTIISGKRGKNVTAGKLATALNFDIARLSSAIKYCRIAENLAGAYMRYSPSSIWDNAAGEMIAAGAGAKMIDLATLKAPIYDAASLKNNEFIVIAKDFLDREDEILRAIKQINL; this comes from the coding sequence ATGCAAAATTTAAACGAACTATTACGCTTAGCCAAGCTTGCGGCTACAAAAGCAGGCAACGAGATAATGAAATTTTACGCCCACAAGGGCTTTGACGACGAGATTTTAGCAGCTCGCTCGACTTTACCAGAAAGTGCATTTAGCCAAAACGGCCTGGATTTTGAGGTAAATTTAAAAACCGATCATTCGCCCGTGACCTCGGCCGATCTTGCGGCAAACGCCGCGATATTTGAAACGCTAAAAAGCTCGCAAATCCCGATCTGCTCGGAGGAAAAGATTCTGGGCGAGTCTGCGCGGACCTTTTGGCTCATCGACCCGCTAGACGGCACGAAGGATTTTATCGAAGGTAGCGGCGAGTTTTGCGTCTGTATCGCGCTCATAGAGGACGGTCGCCCGGTTCTTGGCGTTATCTACGTGCCCGTTACCGGCGAAATTTATAGCGCAGCAAAGGGCGAGCCAACGCAAAAAGAGCTTTATAAAAACGGCTCATTTATCCCGCAAATTTTAGCCGTAAACGAGAGAGCGCCGCAAACGATAATCAGCGGCAAACGCGGCAAAAACGTAACGGCGGGCAAGCTCGCGACCGCTCTAAATTTTGACATCGCGCGGCTAAGCTCGGCGATCAAATACTGCCGCATCGCCGAAAACCTCGCGGGCGCATACATGCGCTACTCGCCAAGCTCTATATGGGACAACGCCGCGGGCGAGATGATCGCTGCGGGCGCGGGCGCAAAGATGATCGATCTAGCAACGCTAAAAGCGCCGATCTACGATGCCGCCTCGCTAAAAAACAACGAATTTATCGTCATCGCAAAGGATTTTTTAGACCGCGAGGATGAAATTTTACGAGCGATAAAGCAGATAAATTTATAA
- the tsaD gene encoding tRNA (adenosine(37)-N6)-threonylcarbamoyltransferase complex transferase subunit TsaD, with the protein MILGIESSCDDSSVALLDIETLELKFHKKISQDAEHCAFGGVVPELAARLHTAALPKILEQIKPELPCVKAVAVTNEPGLSVSLVGGVAMAKALASSLRVPLIAVNHLAGHVYSLFLSQEARLPAGVLLVSGGHTMALDIGADGAVSVLAATMDDSFGESFDKVAKMLGLGYPGGVAVEKAAKSGRERFKFTVPLLGDARTAYSFSGLKNQVRVETQRLAESGNLGAQDVADICFAFENTACKHILNKLEKIFAQRKFERFGVVGGASANLNLRSRLKALCEKYGCELICAPLEFCSDNAAMIARAGREKYLRGEFAGLDLQASPRSELTRI; encoded by the coding sequence TTGATTTTGGGTATAGAAAGCAGCTGCGACGATAGCTCGGTAGCACTACTTGACATCGAGACCTTGGAGCTAAAATTTCATAAAAAAATATCGCAGGATGCCGAGCACTGCGCATTTGGCGGAGTGGTACCGGAGCTGGCCGCACGCTTGCATACGGCTGCGCTGCCTAAAATTTTAGAGCAGATCAAACCCGAGCTACCCTGCGTAAAAGCCGTCGCCGTCACGAACGAGCCGGGACTCTCCGTAAGCCTAGTTGGTGGCGTCGCGATGGCAAAGGCGCTCGCCTCGTCGCTGCGCGTGCCGTTAATCGCGGTAAATCACCTCGCCGGGCACGTGTATTCGCTGTTTTTGTCGCAGGAGGCGCGGCTGCCTGCGGGCGTACTGCTCGTTAGCGGCGGGCACACGATGGCGCTAGATATCGGCGCGGACGGGGCAGTGAGCGTGCTAGCCGCGACGATGGACGATAGCTTCGGCGAGAGCTTTGACAAGGTCGCAAAGATGCTGGGGCTGGGGTATCCTGGCGGCGTAGCGGTCGAAAAGGCGGCAAAAAGCGGGCGTGAGAGGTTTAAATTTACCGTGCCGCTGCTGGGCGATGCGCGCACGGCGTATAGCTTCTCGGGGCTAAAAAATCAGGTTCGCGTCGAAACCCAAAGGCTCGCCGAAAGCGGAAATCTCGGCGCGCAGGATGTTGCCGACATCTGCTTTGCCTTTGAAAATACGGCTTGCAAGCACATCTTAAACAAGCTAGAAAAGATCTTTGCCCAGCGTAAATTTGAGCGTTTCGGCGTCGTGGGCGGAGCGAGCGCGAATCTAAATCTGCGCTCTCGCCTAAAGGCTTTATGCGAGAAATACGGCTGCGAGCTCATCTGTGCGCCGCTGGAGTTTTGCTCCGATAACGCCGCGATGATCGCGCGCGCGGGACGCGAAAAGTACCTGCGCGGCGAGTTTGCGGGGCTTGATCTGCAGGCTAGTCCTAGAAGCGAGCTAACGAGGATTTAA
- the creD gene encoding cell envelope integrity protein CreD: protein MENKIMDSVRGGFWTKPVIIFVLLLLLLIPLGFISSMISDRAYVKQSAEESIMQPVGGELRIEGVLISVPYKKQTAIYNENGVAAVSQTTEQIMIAPQSYELSTQLNPQYLKRGIFSVPVFNGDVALKAKFAPLNFEQLNIAESDVLLSEATLILGVGSKKTFTAFPALKANGQELAQSFAPPKYSPFTQSVHYKLPANLANGGFELAGVLSMQGGQSASFVPVGQDNKFDVKSSWSSPSFSGGWLPKSREVTSSGFNAQWEISGLSTGVPQAWIMDGRREMGLEGVEASFISPVNNYSLIARCVTYAILFLAVPFLAIFLCEIYSRVRIHPIQYLLIGAADVLFYLLVLSFSEHISFLASYLIAAAAVCATILFYGSAIFRARKWGVFIALVHGVSYCLLYGILQSEDYALLMGSVMIFAVIALVMYLTRKIDWYENGLKI, encoded by the coding sequence ATGGAAAACAAAATCATGGATAGCGTCAGGGGCGGCTTTTGGACGAAACCCGTCATCATTTTCGTCCTGCTTTTGCTGCTGCTTATCCCGCTAGGTTTCATCAGTTCGATGATCTCTGACCGCGCCTACGTCAAGCAAAGCGCCGAGGAGTCCATCATGCAGCCCGTCGGCGGAGAGCTTAGGATCGAGGGCGTTTTGATCTCAGTGCCGTATAAAAAGCAAACGGCGATCTACAACGAAAACGGCGTAGCGGCGGTATCGCAGACAACCGAGCAGATCATGATAGCGCCGCAGTCATACGAGCTATCGACCCAGCTAAATCCGCAGTATCTAAAGCGCGGTATCTTTAGCGTGCCCGTTTTTAACGGCGACGTCGCGCTAAAAGCAAAATTTGCGCCGCTAAATTTCGAGCAGCTAAATATCGCGGAAAGCGACGTTTTGCTAAGCGAGGCGACGCTGATTTTAGGCGTAGGCAGCAAAAAGACCTTTACCGCGTTTCCCGCGCTAAAAGCAAACGGCCAAGAACTCGCGCAGTCTTTTGCGCCGCCTAAATACTCGCCCTTTACCCAAAGCGTCCACTACAAACTACCTGCAAATTTAGCAAACGGCGGCTTTGAGCTAGCGGGCGTGCTATCTATGCAGGGCGGGCAGAGCGCGAGCTTTGTCCCTGTGGGGCAGGATAATAAATTTGACGTAAAATCCTCGTGGAGCTCGCCGTCTTTTAGCGGCGGCTGGCTGCCTAAATCGCGCGAAGTTACCAGCAGCGGCTTTAACGCGCAGTGGGAGATTTCGGGCCTTAGCACCGGCGTTCCGCAGGCGTGGATCATGGACGGCAGGCGCGAGATGGGGCTAGAGGGCGTCGAGGCTAGCTTCATCAGTCCCGTAAACAACTACTCGCTCATCGCACGCTGCGTGACCTATGCGATTTTGTTTTTAGCGGTGCCGTTTTTGGCGATCTTTTTGTGCGAAATTTACAGCCGCGTCCGCATTCACCCGATCCAGTACCTACTCATCGGAGCCGCCGATGTGCTATTTTACCTGCTCGTGCTCTCGTTTTCCGAGCATATTAGCTTCCTAGCTAGTTATCTCATCGCGGCCGCAGCCGTGTGCGCGACGATACTTTTCTACGGTTCGGCAATCTTTCGGGCGCGCAAATGGGGCGTGTTTATAGCGCTCGTACACGGGGTTAGCTACTGCTTGCTCTACGGTATCTTGCAGTCCGAGGACTACGCGCTTTTGATGGGCAGCGTTATGATATTTGCGGTGATTGCGCTGGTGATGTATTTAACTAGAAAGATAGATTGGTACGAAAACGGGCTGAAAATTTAG